One window from the genome of Chaetodon trifascialis isolate fChaTrf1 chromosome 20, fChaTrf1.hap1, whole genome shotgun sequence encodes:
- the trim32 gene encoding E3 ubiquitin-protein ligase TRIM32, translating into MAVASSSLDPDLMREVLECPICLETYNQEQMRPKLLQCGHTVCRQCLEKLLANTINGVRCPFCSKVSRMSSISQLADNLTVLKILDCTTSCSAAAAALMCKSCCNRLPRQYCHDCATVLCELCKGDGHLHQGHSVQPIRVAAEQRRKELGGKLTALRDVMGEIQKKKTAIENINKSLRLKYQAVQQDYAKAELRLQEELRRSRRTFTASMAEVEKLNGQVLEEQTYLLNIAEVKVVSRCDYLTMLVRQSDIALLKDDGGGREDDDEELDLRSSLPTMFQLQEPELVRTEHSKPVEVGQVTTNTYTVNTDDEELEIAIEGDVDGVAGAVGATGGAAGVPVDLYRDIDMVAAVEEAVCGSPGSFKSKSMDAGGGSPGGAAASVGPPACQFVKKMGCKGTLPGMFNLPVSICVTPHGEVLVADRGNYRIQIFNRKGFQREIRRNASSIDNFVLSFLGADLPNLIPLSIAVTPQGLIGVTDNYDNSVKVYTMDGQCVACHKNQLIKPWGITAMPSGQFVVSDVEGGKLWCLAVDRNVGVVSYNRLCSAVRPKFVTCDAAGTVYFTQGLALNFEKRHNEPHLEGGFSIGSVDSDGQLGKQLSHFFSETEDFRCITGMCVDANGDLLVTDSGRKEILQFPKEGGFKILIQEGLTCPVGVATTQKGQLLVLDCWDHCVKVYTYIQRRHSSTS; encoded by the coding sequence ATGGCGGTGGCATCTTCCTCCCTGGACCCAGATCTAATGAGAGAGGTTCTTGAATGCCCCATCTGCCTGGAGACCTACAACCAGGAACAAATGAGACCCAAACTCCTGCAGTGTGGTCACACAGTGTGCCGGCAGTGTCTAGAGAAGCTATTGGCTAATACTATCAATGGTGTGCGCTGCCCCTTCTGTAGCAAGGTCTCCCGTATGAGCAGTATCTCCCAGCTGGCCGATAATCTCACTGTGCTCAAGATTTTAGATTGTACTACatcctgcagtgctgctgctgctgccctaaTGTGCAAATCCTGCTGCAACCGCCTACCACGACAGTACTGCCATGATTGTGCCACAGTCCTCTGTGAGCTCTGTAAAGGAGACGGCCACCTGCATCAAGGCCATTCAGTCCAGCCGATTAGGGTGGCTGCTGAACAGCGTCGCAAAGAACTGGGTGGCAAGCTGACTGCTCTGCGTGATGTTATGGGGGAAATTCAGAAGAAAAAGACAGCTATTGAAAACATTAACAAGTCATTGAGACTAAAATACCAGGCAGTGCAGCAGGACTATGCTAAAGCTGAGCTGCGTCTTCAAGAGGAGCTCAGGCGGTCCCGAAGGACATTTACAGCTTCCATGGCAGAAGTGGAGAAGCTAAATGGGCAGGTCCTGGAGGAGCAGACATATCTCCTCAACATTGCAGAGGTAAAAGTGGTGTCACGCTGTGATTACCTGACAATGCTAGTGAGGCAGAGCGATATCGCTTTGCTAAAGGATGATGGCGGAGGTCGTGAAGATGATGACGAAGAGCTGGATCTGAGGAGCAGCTTGCCCACCATGTTTCAGCTGCAAGAGCCAGAACTGGTCAGAACAGAGCACTCTAAACCTGTCGAAGTGGGCCAAGTGACCACAAATACTTATACTGTCAATACAGATGATGAGGAGTTGGAGATTGCAATTGAGGGTGATGTAGATGGTGTAGCTGGGGCAGTAGGGGCTACGGGTGGTGCAGCAGGGGTCCCAGTGGATCTTTACCGAGACATTGACATGGTTGCAGCTGTAGAGGAGGCAGTATGTGGTTCACCTGGCAGCTTTAAGTCAAAGTCCATGGATGCAGGTGGGGGATcacctggaggagctgctgcaagTGTAGGGCCCCCAGCCTGCCAGTTTGTGAAGAAGATGGGCTGCAAGGGAACTCTACCCGGCATGTTCAATTTACCAGTCAGCATCTGTGTAACACCACACGGTGAGGTCCTGGTGGCTGACCGTGGCAACTACCGCATCCAGATATTTAATCGCAAAGGTTTCCAGCGTGAAATCCGCCGCAATGCCAGTAGCATTGACAACTTTGTCCTGAGCTTCCTTGGAGCTGACCTGCCTAACCTCATCCCCTTGTCCATTGCTGTCACTCCTCAAGGCCTGATAGGGGTCACTGACAACTACGATAACTCAGTTAAAGTCTACACTATGGATGGACAGTGTGTGGCCTGCCATAAGAACCAGCTGATTAAACCCTGGGGTATTACTGCCATGCCATCAGGTCAGTTCGTGGTGTCAGATGTGGAAGGTGGCAAGCTGTGGTGTCTAGCAGTGGACCGCAATGTCGGTGTGGTCAGCTACAACCGATTGTGCTCTGCTGTGCGGCCAAAGTTTGTGACTTGTGATGCAGCTGGAACGGTCTATTTCACCCAGGGGCTGGCCCTGAACTTTGAGAAGCGCCATAATGAGCCCCACCTGGAGGGTGGCTTCTCTATTGGCTCAGTGGATAGCGATGGCCAGCTAGGCAAGCAGCTCAGCCATTTCttctcagagacagaggacTTCCGCTGTATCACTGGCATGTGTGTGGACGCCAATGGGGACTTGCTGGTAACGGACAGTGGCAGAAAAGAAATCCTCCAGTTTCCCAAAGAGGGTGGATTCAAAATTCTAATCCAGGAAGGGTTGACCTGCCCTGTAGGAGTGGCCACCACCCAGAAAGGACAACTGCTAGTGCTGGATTGTTGGGACCACTGTGTCAAAGTCTACACTTACATCCAGAGGAGACACTCCTCCACGTCCTAG